The Lolium perenne isolate Kyuss_39 chromosome 6, Kyuss_2.0, whole genome shotgun sequence genome segment atgattgtgtcgttgatctcaagtgaatcactaaacatgtaccaTTACTTTCCCCTTTGTGTCATTGAGGTTTCGGATAGCACACCATTCTCCCCTCATCCCACATCTTCCCTTGATCGATCCGATAGATATGGGTACCTGCAGATCATCGAAtcgaggcaaagagacaaggataGAAGATTTAAAACTCCTATTCAATCCTTACACGTATTCATGAGATTACATGCATATAAATGCTGCGAGGATTCGCCCCAACCAGCacccgtgaggactactcacacatgatatcaagatcaaagatagaaatcattgttgcaaatacttagattgaaatcaTAATATTCTTACAATTATCGTCAATTCTCAAGAAGATCTCTATTATAATGGTGATGGCTATGACTATGAAGGAGATGGGagatggaatggatgaactatggtggtGGATCTCCTTCGTTGTGGTGTAGATAGATTTGATGGGTGGCGGCTCTGTTTGACGATGAATGGCTCTCTTTTTGGCGTCGCTCCCTTCATAGAACTTATAGGGTTTGACCCCGGGAGTGTTGCGGCGCACCGTACAGGCGGAGGGTACGGCGGGGCTTGCCCGTACCGGTGCATGCTAAACTCCCTGGAACCGACTTTTGACCTCTGGCCGATTTTGTTGCACTTGTGACGAGATTTTCTTTagtaattgcaggtccatttgCAATTATGACTTGATTTTCTGCATACCATTCAAACATAGAACAGTTTGCACACATTTGCAATAATTAGTCATTAGTGGCATATTTAGAGAgaaacttagtcaatttcttaACATAGCTAAAGGTTTAAACGTGAGAGAAAAGTGACGTATTTTACAACCATCAACGCTGGGATAGATATTCACCAAACTCTCCAAACTAAGGGTAATCGTGAGTAATTGCACCGGTTGCTTGCACTTGTGTTCACGTGAGAAGGGTTCACCACATGTGTAGCACAATTTGTTTGGATGACGATACTCCCTCAACTGCCATTCCCGAGCGAATTCATTAGGAGCACGAGGAGCAACAGGAGCTCGTGGCTGAACCTGGGCAGGTGCTGGCGGTGGTCACCCCGCCGGTGCAGGACGGACAGCTTGTCTGATTGCAGCCAACTCCTCCTCTTGTATGCGTGCTAGTACAGTTGCACGCGTCAGACTGGAAGGTATCTGTGCTCGCACAAAAGCTCTAAGTCGAGGCTTCAATCCTAATACAAACTGTGTGAGGAAGAATTTGGTACTCATGGCTGAGTCCAAGGCAAGCAGGTGATACATCAATCGCTCGAACTGTATCTTGTACTCTGCTACCGTGCCGACCTGTCTGAGCTATAGAAAATGATTCATCTGGACCTCAAATTCGTCTGGACCAAATTCTGCCTGAACAGGTTGACCAAAACTGTCCCAAGTATCATTTCGGTGAGCGTGTCGCACAGCCTGCCACCAAAGTGCTGCGCGACCGTGGAGATAGAGCGATGCCGTGGTTACCCAATTCTGTAGCAGCGTGCAATAGAGCTCGAAATAGGAATTGCAACGGTCAAGCCACGGGCTAGGGAGCTCACCGTCGAAGCGAGGAAAGTCGTGCTTCGGCGGCTTGACGTAGGAATCACGGTCCTCATGGATGTTCACCTGGCGATTCTTAAGGACCAGAGCTAGTTCAGAAATGCTACCATCTGAGGCATTGTTTACTTCTAGCGTATTTATGAGAATGGGAGGGGATTATTTTGTATCCCGAAAAATCCCCACTGGTCCGTTTACTTCTCCCGTTTTAAACGAAATAATCCCGAgatatcccctcccatccccacaTTTTTGCCTAAATTGAAAACTCTCCATCATACTAGTGTATTTTTGGGGAAGGGTATTTGAGGGGATTGTCTGAACACCAAATCCCCTTCCATCCCCATACCCATTGGAAAAAAAATACGAGGTAAGTTCTGAAGAAGGTGCCATCCTACCTAGCAACACTCACCATGTCCCAAGTACCGGGAATAGTGAATCTTATGTCAACGAGAGATGAGACACAGGCAACAAGATAATTGTAGCTACTATTATGTATTCGTTTTCCATCTCAGCCAAATGGCCAGAAAACTTCTGTCTTGTACATGACCAAACTTATCCTCCCTCTCGCAGGGAAAATGTATATAATTAATTATGATCCATACAAAAGCTCTTGCTACTACTCCATGCGTTTATATGCTAGCAGCTATACATAGCAAGCAGTGCTCGATCCAGCATCGTCTCTGTTCCTGTCTCTGTCTAAAGCTTGGAAGATGGCAGTCCTGAAatacacacacacatacacacagCAAAGTCCATCAGAAAATGAGCTAACCACTTGTCTATATTGACAGACAGTATAGATAGAATTACCGAGTTGCTTCGAGTTGACGATGCTTGGGCAAGCAGGCGGGGGCGTAGCATTCTCGTCCAGGAAGGGCTCCACTGCGTTAGGGTTTCCCCACACTGGATACCCCTTGATTTTACCCTAACATGACAAGCAACATGCTTTCTTGATCAGTAAGTATTACCTCATTTTCTATTTCAAAGAAATAGCTATACATAAAATTGTTGATTAATTAAGATTTGATCAATGGATCATGGATTACTCACAAGAACGTTGAGAGCAGCAAGGGTTGCCATCCCTTCACGCGTCCACTGAACAACCACAACCAATGAACCGCTCGATTAGAGGAAGGATATACAATTTAGTCATTCATTCATTTATTGAGATGTCAACATATATGTACCTTGGATGCTGATGCGATGTGAGGCACGACGACTGCGTTCTTCATCTCTGCCAGCCCAGGTTTCATGTACGGCTCGTCCTCGAACACGTCAAGCCCCACGCGGAACATTGGGTTCGCCTTCAGGTGCTCCACCAGCGCCACCTCGTCGATCACGGGGCCTCGGCTCGCGTTCACCAGCACTGCCTCCTTCTTCATCATCGCCAGACGCTCGGGGTTTATCAGGTGGTACGTCGTCTTGTCTAGCACAGGGTGCAGGCTTATCTGCCATCGACATTGAACGCAGAACGCAGATCATGGCTTTATACTAGGTGGGTTCTGCTTATTAAAAGCTGCAATTGCAGGAATTGGCATCCTAGTCTTAATAGTTAGAGCGGGTTACCACATCAGCCTCTGTCAATTAATATAATTGTAATGGCAGGCATATGTATCCTAGTCTAAATTATTACCACATCAGCCTCCCTGAGGACTTCCTCCATGCTGGACGCCCTCTTCCATGTTACAGGCGGCTCACCGTTCGCTTTCAGGAACTGCCCATAAGCTGCCGCAtacacaattatatatgtattagTTCCAAGTCAAAATACTCCTACATAGCTGCCTGCAACGGCACAAATTATTACAGACGCTAGCTAAGCTTAGCTTGCCTGTGACGAACTTCTCGAGCCGTGTGGACTGATACAGGTCGAAGTAGATTAAGTTCATCTTGAAGCCCTCAATCTGGGAAACAACCAACGTTAATTTTATATTTTGCAACATATTCAGATGAGACTGATGCAGGATGTATAAATACCATCATCCTTGCATAAGCTGAGCCGATGCGGCCAGCTCCAATCACTCCAACGGTCTGCCCCTTGAGCAAGTTTCCAACGAACCTGTATGTTATTCATTTCATTATATATCTCGTACAAACACTAGCTAGATTAAAATTCAGTTTTGGTAGCAGTAGCAATCACAGGTGTGGGAGCCATCCGTCATAGAGGCCAGCTCTCATGAACTGGTCGGCTTCCACGATCCTCCTGGCAGCCGCCACCGACAGGGATGCTGCCAGCTCCGCCGTCGTCTCCGTCAGAACACCCTGCacccatccatccatccatcagGGTAATTAAGAGATTCAGACTTGATAGAAGCAAAACACTATCATGGCAGGAATACATACAGGTGTGTTGCCGATGGCGATGCCGTTCCGGTTGGCAGCGTCGACGTCGACGTTGTTGTACCCGACGGCCATGTTGCTGAAGGCTGTCCCACCGGCACGCTTGAGAGCGGAGAAGAGCACTTCGCCCCAGTCCTCCGTCAGCTGCAGTGTTTAATATATGCATCCAGATTGGGAACTAATTATTAGTACTAGAAAGAAGCCAAAGAAAAAGGATATGTAGTTATTACTAAAATAAATGAACTTAGCTGCAATTTTTAGGAAACAGACTAACAGAAGTACTTTATTTACTCAAGGGGAGGACAAACACTAATGAATTTATTTACTCAGGAAAAGTAAGAAGACTAGTGACTTTATTTACTCAACGGAAGAACACTAGTGGCAGCTGAAGTATTTTTTCGTATATGCCACACGAACATACATCATCCAGATTGGAAACCGATCATTAGTAGTAGGTAGAAACAACTTGCCATACACAAAGGAtagctattacaaggatgaggccTAACCAAACATACATGACCATAACTGAAGTTTTTAGGACAGTATATAAAACAGCCTAACAATAGCAACTTGCCTGGCCGATGACACCATGGCAGTGATCGCCGATGAgtgccaggatgtcgtcgactgaGAGTATGGTCTTTGTCTCCGTGCATATCTGCAAACAAACACAATCAACTTCTCTCTACTTTATCATTGACCAGCGCCCATCCAATCTGTTACGAAACAAAACAATATAAGCAAGCAGGCAGCACCTCGAGGCGGCAGTCGTTGTCGGTGAGGAGGCGGATCCAGCGGGTGCCGGGCATGGACTTTGTGCTCACCACGCGGTACTTGCCGCTTGGGTTCCACACCTCAATCGATATCGGCTTGGCCATTGCCAAAGCTGGAGCAAGAAGCAGCAAGGAGGAACAATGTGAAACTAGCGGTGACAAGCTACTTGTAGTAGTGACTCGTGTTTTCTTATCAGGTTGGGAACTGAACTAGAGGCGCCAAGATTTTTGCGATTTTGGAAGGCAAAAGTCGTGGCCACTTGGTGGATAAGATCACAAAATAGATGAGTGGCTCCAAGCCTCTCAGACTCTGAATAAGACAGCAACTTATCATCTCCAGGTTCAGAACATATGGCTCTCAACTCTGCAGCACAAAACTGACAGAAAATTTATGAATCACCATCACCATCCAGCTAAAAAGATATCACCAGGAACCATTATCAGCAAAACCAAGAGCATCCAGATAAACAAAACACGCCAATCATGCTTCAACACAGTATCTCAAAGCAGACAACAGTCATCAACCAGCCACAGATGCACAATGTTACAAACCAAAAATCCGCTTGACAATAGCAATTCGGTTGATCGCAAGTGATAACCACTGAAAACTAAGGATAGATAGTTTTCCTTGCGGACATAACAACCAACCCACTGGGGGTGACTCCAAAATAATTACATCCATTACAACGTCATTAAAAGAGCGCTGACACTAAGCTCTAAGCATCAGCACGGCAGGCATAAGGGTGTAGATGCTGCCCTCTACTCGAACGCCCACTGGTTCTCCCTGCGaatctcttcctcctcctcgggggtgaAGTCGTTCTTGATGTTGAATGTCTTGCGGATCTCCTCAGGCGTCTTGCCCTTGATCATGTCGGCCACAGTCTGACACGTAAGATCCAGCAAGCCCTTGATGTTCAGGTAGTTTGCAGCCTGGGTGCAAAAAGAATCACAGGGTGTCAGAGGTTACAATGAATACAGTAGCACTTAAGTAATTA includes the following:
- the LOC139831944 gene encoding glycerate dehydrogenase, translated to MAKPISIEVWNPSGKYRVVSTKSMPGTRWIRLLTDNDCRLEICTETKTILSVDDILALIGDHCHGVIGQLTEDWGEVLFSALKRAGGTAFSNMAVGYNNVDVDAANRNGIAIGNTPGVLTETTAELAASLSVAAARRIVEADQFMRAGLYDGWLPHLFVGNLLKGQTVGVIGAGRIGSAYARMMIEGFKMNLIYFDLYQSTRLEKFVTAYGQFLKANGEPPVTWKRASSMEEVLREADVISLHPVLDKTTYHLINPERLAMMKKEAVLVNASRGPVIDEVALVEHLKANPMFRVGLDVFEDEPYMKPGLAEMKNAVVVPHIASASKWTREGMATLAALNVLGKIKGYPVWGNPNAVEPFLDENATPPPACPSIVNSKQLGLPSSKL